The Streptomyces sp. NBC_00224 genome has a window encoding:
- a CDS encoding hydantoinase B/oxoprolinase family protein, whose translation MTGRWEFWIDRGGTFTDVVGRRPDGRLVSRKLLSHDPERHRDAAVAGIRLLLGLGPDEPVPADRISVVKMGTTVATNALLERRGEPTVLVVTEGFRDALRIAYQNRPRLFDRHIVLPDAVYARVVEVAERVDAHGATVRPLDLAGVTEGLRAAHAEGLRSAAVVLMHGYRYPDHELAVAEAARSLGFTQVSCSHEVSPLIKLVPRGDTTVVDAYLSPILRRYVDEVAKELDGVRLMFMQSNGGLREAAHFRGKDAVLSGPAGGVVGMARTSGQAGYARVIGFDMGGTSTDVSHYAGAFERDFATQVAGVRMRAPMMNIHTVAAGGGSVLHFDGQRYRVGPDSAGAVPGPACYRRGGPLTVTDANVMLGRIQPAHFPAVFGPGGELPLDAEVVREGFAALAERTGGGRTPEEVAAGFLEIAVLNMANAVKKISVQRGHDVTRYALTSFGGAGGQHACAVADALGIDTVVVPPLAGVLSAYGIGLADATAMRERSVEAELDGDSVGRVRELCDELAARTRAELRADSIPDGAITTHARVLLRYAGTDASLPLALDTADAMKEAFEREHRARYAFTMDKPLVMEAVSVEAVGAAGPHGVPEVEEYAREGASGPCATVGMFVAGGRRDVPLYRRAALRPGDTVAGPAIVAEADATTVVDDGWQAAAGDLGHLLLTRVRPRPGRTAVGTDVDPVMLEVFNNLFMAIAEQMGVRLENTAHSVNIKERLDFSCALFDAEGNLIANAPHIPVHLGSMGESIKEVLHRNAGAMRPGDVYAVNDPYHGGTHLPDITVVTPVFDGEELRFLVASRGHHAEIGGITPGSMPAFSRTIEEEGVLFDNWLLVRDGRLREAETRALLTGAVHPSRDPDTNLADLRAQIAANEKGIAELRRMTDEFGLDVVQAYMGHVQANAEESVRRIVAGLSDGSYTYETDGGAVIRVAVTVDRDSRSAVVDFAGTSPQQPGNFNAPRSVVMAAVLYVFRTLVDDDIPLNSGCLKPLEVRVPPGSMLAPEHPAATVAGNVETSQAVTGALYAALGIQAEGSGTMNNVTFGNDRVQYYETVASGSGAGDGFDGADAVQTHMTNSRLTDPEVLEWRYPVRVDAFAVREGSGGRGRWTGGCGVERRIRFLEPMTVALLTGHRRVPPYGMAGGAPGGLGANLVERADGRSEALGGVDTVEVGPGDVLVVRTPGGGGYGS comes from the coding sequence ATGACAGGGCGCTGGGAGTTCTGGATCGACCGTGGCGGCACCTTCACCGACGTGGTGGGCAGACGGCCCGACGGGCGCCTGGTCAGCCGCAAGCTCCTCTCCCACGACCCGGAGCGCCACCGCGACGCCGCGGTCGCCGGGATCCGGCTGCTGCTCGGCCTCGGGCCCGACGAGCCGGTCCCGGCCGACCGGATCTCGGTCGTCAAGATGGGCACCACCGTCGCCACCAACGCCCTCCTGGAGCGGCGCGGCGAGCCCACCGTCCTGGTCGTCACCGAGGGCTTCCGGGACGCGCTGCGGATCGCGTACCAGAACCGGCCGCGGCTGTTCGACCGGCACATCGTGCTGCCGGACGCGGTGTACGCGCGGGTCGTCGAGGTGGCCGAGCGGGTCGACGCGCACGGCGCCACCGTCCGCCCGCTCGACCTCGCGGGCGTCACCGAGGGGCTGCGGGCCGCCCACGCGGAGGGACTGCGCAGCGCCGCCGTCGTCCTGATGCACGGCTACCGCTACCCGGACCACGAGCTGGCCGTCGCCGAGGCCGCCCGCTCGCTCGGCTTCACCCAGGTCAGCTGCTCGCACGAGGTGAGCCCGCTCATCAAGCTGGTGCCGCGCGGCGACACCACGGTGGTGGACGCCTACCTCTCGCCGATCCTGCGCCGATACGTCGACGAGGTCGCCAAGGAACTCGACGGCGTACGGCTGATGTTCATGCAGTCCAACGGTGGCCTGCGGGAGGCCGCGCACTTCCGGGGCAAGGACGCGGTGCTCTCCGGACCCGCCGGCGGAGTGGTCGGCATGGCCCGCACCTCCGGACAGGCCGGCTACGCGCGCGTGATCGGCTTCGACATGGGCGGCACCTCGACCGACGTCTCGCACTACGCGGGCGCCTTCGAGCGGGACTTCGCCACCCAGGTCGCCGGGGTGCGGATGCGCGCCCCCATGATGAACATCCACACCGTGGCGGCGGGCGGCGGCTCGGTGCTCCACTTCGACGGACAGCGCTACCGGGTCGGCCCCGACTCGGCGGGCGCGGTCCCGGGCCCGGCCTGCTACCGGCGCGGCGGCCCGCTCACCGTCACCGATGCCAATGTGATGCTCGGCCGGATCCAGCCCGCCCACTTCCCGGCGGTGTTCGGCCCCGGCGGCGAACTGCCGCTGGACGCCGAGGTGGTACGGGAGGGGTTCGCCGCCCTGGCCGAGCGGACCGGCGGCGGCCGCACCCCCGAGGAGGTCGCCGCCGGATTCCTGGAGATCGCCGTGCTCAACATGGCGAACGCGGTCAAGAAGATCTCCGTGCAGCGCGGCCACGACGTCACCCGCTACGCCCTGACCAGCTTCGGCGGCGCGGGCGGCCAGCACGCCTGCGCGGTCGCGGACGCGCTCGGCATCGACACCGTCGTCGTACCGCCGCTGGCCGGAGTCCTCTCCGCCTACGGCATCGGCCTCGCCGACGCGACCGCGATGCGCGAGCGGTCCGTCGAGGCCGAGCTGGACGGGGACTCCGTCGGGCGGGTGCGCGAGCTGTGCGACGAACTCGCGGCACGCACCCGTGCCGAACTGCGCGCCGACAGCATCCCGGACGGAGCGATCACCACCCACGCGCGCGTACTGCTCCGCTACGCCGGTACGGACGCGAGCCTGCCGTTGGCCCTGGACACGGCGGACGCCATGAAGGAGGCGTTCGAGCGCGAACACCGCGCGCGGTACGCCTTCACCATGGACAAGCCGCTGGTCATGGAGGCGGTGTCGGTGGAGGCCGTCGGCGCCGCCGGGCCGCACGGCGTCCCCGAGGTCGAGGAGTACGCGCGCGAGGGTGCGAGCGGACCCTGTGCCACCGTGGGCATGTTCGTGGCGGGCGGGCGCCGGGACGTCCCGCTGTACCGGCGCGCCGCCCTGCGGCCGGGCGACACGGTGGCCGGGCCCGCGATCGTCGCCGAGGCCGACGCCACCACCGTGGTGGACGACGGCTGGCAGGCCGCCGCCGGTGACCTGGGGCATCTGCTGCTCACCCGGGTGCGCCCCCGCCCCGGCCGCACCGCCGTCGGCACGGATGTCGACCCGGTGATGCTGGAGGTCTTCAACAACCTCTTCATGGCGATCGCCGAGCAGATGGGCGTACGCCTGGAGAACACCGCCCACTCCGTCAACATCAAGGAACGCCTCGACTTCTCCTGCGCGCTCTTCGACGCCGAGGGCAACCTGATCGCCAACGCCCCGCACATCCCGGTGCACTTGGGCTCGATGGGCGAGTCCATCAAGGAGGTGCTGCACCGCAACGCGGGCGCCATGCGGCCCGGTGACGTCTACGCCGTCAACGACCCGTACCACGGCGGCACCCATCTGCCCGACATCACCGTGGTGACCCCGGTGTTCGACGGCGAGGAGCTGCGGTTCCTGGTCGCCTCGCGCGGCCACCACGCCGAGATCGGCGGCATCACCCCGGGCTCGATGCCCGCCTTCAGCCGCACCATCGAGGAGGAGGGCGTCCTCTTCGACAACTGGCTCCTCGTCCGGGACGGACGGCTGCGCGAGGCGGAGACGCGGGCGCTGTTGACCGGTGCCGTTCACCCCTCGCGCGACCCCGACACCAACCTCGCCGACCTGCGCGCCCAGATCGCCGCCAACGAGAAGGGCATCGCCGAACTGCGGCGCATGACCGACGAGTTCGGGCTCGACGTCGTCCAGGCGTACATGGGACATGTGCAGGCCAACGCCGAGGAGTCCGTGCGGCGGATCGTGGCGGGGCTGAGCGACGGCTCGTACACGTACGAGACCGACGGCGGCGCCGTCATCCGGGTCGCCGTCACCGTGGACCGCGACAGCCGCAGCGCCGTAGTGGACTTCGCCGGCACCTCGCCGCAGCAGCCCGGCAACTTCAACGCGCCCCGGTCGGTGGTGATGGCGGCCGTCCTGTACGTCTTCCGGACGCTGGTGGACGACGACATCCCGCTCAACAGCGGCTGTCTCAAGCCGCTGGAGGTACGGGTGCCGCCCGGCTCGATGCTGGCGCCCGAGCACCCGGCCGCGACCGTCGCCGGAAACGTCGAGACCTCGCAGGCCGTCACCGGCGCGCTCTACGCGGCCCTCGGGATCCAGGCCGAGGGCTCGGGCACGATGAACAACGTGACCTTCGGCAACGACCGGGTGCAGTACTACGAGACGGTGGCCAGTGGCTCGGGCGCGGGCGACGGCTTCGACGGCGCGGACGCCGTGCAGACCCACATGACCAACTCGCGCCTCACCGACCCCGAGGTGCTGGAGTGGCGCTATCCGGTGCGCGTGGACGCCTTCGCGGTACGGGAGGGCAGCGGCGGGCGGGGCCGGTGGACGGGCGGATGCGGGGTCGAGCGCCGGATCCGCTTCCTGGAGCCGATGACCGTCGCCCTGCTGACCGGCCACCGGCGCGTCCCGCCGTACGGCATGGCGGGCGGCGCGCCCGGCGGGCTCGGCGCGAACCTGGTGGAGCGTGCGGACGGCCGCAGCGAGGCGTTGGGCGGCGTGGACACGGTCGAGGTGGGCCCCGGGGACGTCCTGGTCGTCCGCACGCCCGGAGGCGGCGGCTACGGCTCCTGA
- a CDS encoding HEAT repeat domain-containing protein: MFDPVIAPSGTLLGLLQRGRGDGTLHALAAPRPEALAALNHCVLGDPRHDWQVENRSLYYARLYLDLDGGLDEIEAHLFSAEDVLDSDEHRTGLALAVLGHLASYGRDDALLLLRRYAVRGANWGWALDELALRDDDAGLRGLADPVLARFPGTPEGDAELAATVRDAFEPRPWRLWAEDTRDAVGARVRAAQEAGSFDRWQRQMRPSGPRPGWSVQAVFDWAQEGLERGADLTLPAARCLGAVAGPDDRDLIVEAARAGSDGARCAALHYLTESRDPRVLDLIEAAVGGGSHTVAEAAVHAFERMCGPEAVDRARGWVHRPDALGAAAAGVLACRGEADDAQLVLGALRECVRSEGPDATLLRPLVDGAGRLGIACAAPVLRHLYRETASSELRGRTARALAATDPSFPTGFAVECLWDCEETTREVAAQHAELVDARVAERLRRLADDPAEEAEVQSAIHNRMGPDAAAI; this comes from the coding sequence ATGTTTGATCCGGTCATAGCGCCGAGCGGTACGCTGCTCGGCCTGCTGCAGCGGGGCCGCGGCGACGGCACCCTGCACGCGCTCGCCGCCCCGCGCCCAGAAGCCCTGGCGGCCCTGAACCACTGTGTACTGGGCGACCCCCGCCACGACTGGCAGGTGGAGAACCGCTCCCTGTACTACGCGCGCCTCTACCTGGATCTCGACGGCGGACTCGACGAGATCGAGGCCCATCTCTTCAGCGCCGAGGACGTCCTTGACAGCGACGAGCACCGCACCGGTCTCGCGCTCGCGGTCCTCGGCCACCTCGCCTCCTACGGCAGGGACGACGCGCTGCTGCTGCTGCGGCGGTACGCCGTGCGCGGCGCCAACTGGGGCTGGGCCCTGGACGAGCTCGCCCTGCGTGACGACGACGCGGGCCTGCGCGGCCTCGCCGACCCCGTCCTCGCCCGGTTCCCCGGCACCCCCGAGGGCGACGCCGAACTGGCCGCCACCGTCCGGGACGCCTTCGAGCCACGGCCCTGGCGGCTGTGGGCCGAGGACACCCGGGACGCGGTCGGCGCACGGGTGCGCGCCGCCCAGGAAGCCGGGTCCTTCGACCGCTGGCAGCGCCAGATGCGACCGTCCGGGCCCCGTCCCGGCTGGAGCGTCCAAGCCGTCTTCGACTGGGCCCAGGAGGGCCTGGAGCGCGGCGCCGACCTCACCCTTCCCGCCGCCCGCTGCCTGGGCGCGGTGGCCGGGCCCGACGATCGCGACCTGATCGTCGAGGCCGCGCGCGCCGGCTCGGACGGCGCCCGTTGCGCCGCCCTGCACTACCTCACCGAGTCACGCGACCCCCGCGTGCTCGACCTCATCGAGGCCGCCGTCGGCGGCGGCTCACACACCGTGGCCGAGGCCGCCGTCCACGCCTTCGAGCGGATGTGCGGGCCCGAGGCCGTCGACCGGGCGCGCGGCTGGGTGCACCGGCCCGACGCGCTCGGCGCCGCCGCCGCGGGCGTCCTCGCCTGCCGGGGCGAAGCCGACGACGCCCAGCTGGTCCTCGGCGCACTGCGCGAGTGCGTGCGCTCCGAGGGGCCCGACGCGACCCTGCTGCGCCCCCTCGTCGACGGGGCCGGACGGCTCGGCATCGCCTGCGCCGCCCCCGTACTGAGGCACCTCTACCGGGAGACCGCCTCCTCCGAGCTGCGCGGCCGCACCGCCCGCGCGCTCGCCGCCACCGACCCCTCCTTCCCCACCGGTTTCGCCGTCGAGTGCCTGTGGGACTGCGAGGAGACCACCCGCGAAGTGGCCGCGCAGCATGCCGAGCTCGTCGACGCGCGCGTGGCGGAGCGGCTGCGGCGCCTGGCCGACGACCCGGCCGAGGAGGCCGAGGTACAGAGCGCCATCCACAACCGGATGGGCCCGGACGCCGCCGCGATATGA
- a CDS encoding ankyrin repeat domain-containing protein, with product MSDDLDPEVVELATRIFDLARRGDAEALAAYVDAGVSPDLTNDKGHTLVMLAAYHGHAEAVSVLLARGADADRANDRGQTPLAGAVFKGEDAVVKALLAGGADPSAGTPSALDTARMFGKTELLALFGDR from the coding sequence ATGAGCGATGACCTCGATCCCGAGGTGGTCGAGCTGGCGACCAGGATCTTCGATCTGGCGCGCCGGGGAGACGCGGAGGCGCTCGCCGCGTACGTCGACGCCGGGGTCTCGCCGGACCTCACCAATGACAAGGGCCACACGCTCGTCATGCTCGCCGCCTATCACGGGCACGCGGAGGCGGTCTCCGTGCTCCTCGCGCGCGGTGCGGACGCCGACCGCGCCAACGACCGCGGCCAGACCCCGCTCGCGGGTGCGGTCTTCAAGGGCGAGGACGCGGTCGTCAAGGCCCTGCTCGCAGGCGGAGCCGATCCTTCCGCCGGAACGCCGTCCGCGCTCGACACCGCACGGATGTTCGGCAAGACGGAACTGCTCGCACTCTTCGGCGACCGCTGA